A single genomic interval of Pyrus communis chromosome 7, drPyrComm1.1, whole genome shotgun sequence harbors:
- the LOC137741139 gene encoding embryonic protein DC-8-like: MASSKQMKDETAAKAAARLAADEPAEETVVVETTYVTDDQGRPIEFAQREEKPGVFGSMMKAVTGTLEHAKEAVVGKPHEESQVQEKGKEYKDYTTQKAKETTDAAGKKINEYTETAEEKAKQAAEKAKETKEAAQGKVGEYADYTAEKAKETKDTAAQKANEAAQKAKEAKDSAAQKAKEAKDATMGKAGEYTNYAAGKAKEAKDTTVNKAGENTNYATEKAKEAKDTTLNKAKEAKDTTMNKAGEYTNYAAEKAKEAKDTTVNKAGEAKDTTLNKAKEAKDTTMNKAGEYTNYAAEKAKEAKDTTVNKAGEYTNYAAEKAKEAKEATVETAKETKDYTAEKANEGKDATVSKLGQLKDTAAGAAQKAMEYLSGKKEETKQKAAETAEKTKDTTSETAEKAKEKLSETEEEARRKMEELKFQGKEYKDEDADRAREARDIEVEKGQAAKENIFSSIGSIPGAIKSKLIHPTDVVEESRAAREKGSTGRRTVPVVEGVEVDVAETRPGAVASKLYESDQKHGQNFNNVGRLDGEGKARVETRIDDEGKRVEGHDKM; this comes from the exons ATGGCGTCGTCGAAGCAAATGAAAGATGAGACAGCTGCCAAGGCAGCAGCGAGGCTCGCTGCCGATGAACCGGCGGAAGAGACTGTCGTGGTGGAGACTACTTATGTGACTGATGACCAAGGGAGGCCGATAGAGTTTGCACAGCGCGAGGAGAAGCCCGGTGTTTTCGGGTCAATGATGAAGGCAGTGACGGGGACTTTAGAGCATGCCAAGGAAGCTGTGGTGGGGAAACCCCACGAAGAAAGTCAGGTTCAAGAGAAGGGCAAGGAGTATAAAGACTACACCACCCAGAAGGCGAAAGAGACCACTGATGCAGCCGGGAAGAAGATAAACGAGTATACTGAAACTGCTGAGGAGAAGGCGAAGCAGGCCGCGGAGAAGGCAAAGGAGACGAAGGAAGCGGCACAGGGGAAGGTGGGTGAGTATGCGGATTACACAGCTGAAAAGGCGaaggaaactaaggacaccgCTGCTCAGAAGGCGAACGAGGCTGCTCAAAAAGCGAAGGAGGCAAAGGACAGCGCGGCTCAGAAGGCAAAGGAGGCGAAGGATGCAACAATGGGGAAAGCGGGCGAGTATACAAACTATGCAGCTGGGAAGGCGAAGGAGGCGAAGGACACAACTGTGAACAAAGCCGGCGAGAACACCAACTACGCCACCGAGAAGGCGAAGGAGGCCAAGGACACAACATTGAACAAGGCGAAGGAGGCGAAGGACACAACGATGAACAAAGCCGGCGAGTACACCAACTACGCCGCCGAGAAGGCGAAGGAGGCCAAGGACACTACGGTCAACAAGGCTGGT GAGGCCAAGGACACAACATTGAACAAGGCGAAGGAGGCGAAGGACACAACGATGAACAAAGCCGGCGAGTACACCAACTACGCCGCCGAGAAGGCGAAGGAGGCCAAGGACACTACGGTCAACAAGGCTGGTGAATATACCAACTATGCGGCTGAGAAGGCCAAGGAGGCTAAGGAGGCGACGGTCGAGACAGCAAAGGAAACCAAGGACTACACGGCTGAGAAGGCTAATGAAGGGAAGGATGCTACCGTGAGCAAGTTGGGTCAGCTCAAGGATACCGCTGCCGGTGCCGCTCAAAAGGCCATGGAGTACTTGTCCGGCAAGAAAGAGGAGACCAAACAGAAGGCTGCCGAGACTGCTGAGAAAACAAAAGACACGACTTCTGAGACTGCAGAGAAAGCGAAG gagaAACTGAGTGAGACTGAGGAGGAAGCGAGGAGAAAGATGGAGGAGTTGAAGTTTCAAGGAAAAGAGTACAAGGATGAAGATGCTGACAGGGCACGTGAGGCACGTGACATCGAGGTCGAGAAAGGGCAGGCAGCGAAGGAAAACATATTCAGCTCGATTGGGAGCATTCCTGGTGCCATCAAAAGCAAGTTGATTCATCCTACGGATGTGGTGGAGGAGTCACGTGCCGCACGTGAGAAAGGGAGTACGGGGAGAAGGACCGTTCCTGTTGTGGAGGGGGTGGAGGTTGATGTGGCGGAGACGAGGCCTGGTGCCGTTGCAAGCAAGCTGTACGAGTCGGACCAGAAGCATGGTCAAAACTTCAACAACGTGGGTCGTTTGGATGGGGAGGGTAAAGCGCGAGTGGAGACCCGCATTGATGACGAGGGCAAACGCGTGGAGGGCCACGACAAAATGTGA
- the LOC137739820 gene encoding tRNA threonylcarbamoyladenosine dehydratase isoform X1: protein MEERARCLALLGFGALVGSVSTIILLKFRPRTVNGCDEKGGELHSIGPVSKTRTNCCAVPGNGNNKMAGVDLLSDEIVSEQLTRNIQFFGLEPQQKVTASYVVVIGLGGVGSHAASMLLRSGVGRLLLVDFDQVSVSSLNRHAVATRADVGIPKAQCLKEHFLSIFPECHIDAKVLLYNESSEEEILAGHPDFVLDCIDNIDTKVALLAACVRRGLNVLSATGAGARADPTRIRVADLRQSTNDPLSRSVRHRLRRDYGIEGRVTVVFSLEKPKAKLLPFKGPAGEEENPSDYQILPGFRVRIIPVLGTIPAIFGQVMASFVLTQLAGLQVQTEPIVNLDIDHYRMLHQRLIEHEESLYGTALHVQVDVEEVMYIAKELWHGRSAREPFAKDVGRGMWRSVNELMLVRWDREKPASVSNLILLKFKEADEHESTTLEDIKEREAEFFDRVTSVLKRAELEFGL, encoded by the exons ATGGAGGAGAGAGCAAGATGCTTGGCATTGCTCGGATTTGGAGCTCTGGTAGGCTCTGTTTCCACCATCATTCTCTTGAAGTTTCGACCAAG GACTGTCAACGGATGCGATGAAAAGGGAGGTGAGTTGCATA GTATAGGGCCTGTTTCCAAGACACGAACAAATTGTTGTGCAGTTCCTGGGAATGGGAATAACAAGATGGCTGGTGTAGATCTTCTAAGTGATGAAATAGTTTCTGAACAACTAACAAG GAACATTCAATTTTTCGGACTTGAGCCTCAACAAAAAGTTACTGCATCCTATGTTGTGGTAATTGGTCTTGGAGGAGTTGGAAGTCATGCTGCATCAATGCTTTTGCGATCAGGGGTTGGAAGGCTCCTCCTTGTGGACTTTGATCAG GTATCAGTTTCATCACTCAATCGACATGCTGTTGCAACAAGAGCAGATGTTGGCATCCCAAAAGCTCAATGTCTGAAAGAGCATTTCTTGTCAATCTTCCCAGAGTGCCACATAGATGCAAAAGTTTTATTATACAATGAATCATCTGAAGAAGAAATCCTAGCGGGTCATCCTGATTTTGTTTTAGATTGCATTGATAACATTGATACAAAG GTGGCACTTCTTGCTGCGTGTGTACGTAGGGGTTTGAATGTATTATCAGCAACAGGAGCTGGTGCTAGAGCTGACCCAACTAGAATACGCGTTGCTGATTTAAGACAATCAACAAATGATCCATTATCCCGATCT GTACGACACCGTTTAAGGAGAGATTATGGCATTGAGGGTCGCGTAACTGTTGTATTTTCATTAGAGAAGCCTAAGGCAAAGCTTCTTCCATTCAAAGGACCAGCTGGAGAGGAAGAAAATCCTTCAGATTATCAG ATCCTACCGGGGTTCAGGGTTCGCATAATACCTGTTCTTGGCACCATCCCTGCAATATTTGGACAGGTCATGGCCTCCTTTGTTTTGACACAACTGGCTGGATTGCAAGTTCAAACAGAGCCTATAGTAAATTTGGACATTGACCATTACCGGATGCTTCACCAACGCCTTATTGAACATGAGGAGTCATTGTATGGAACTGCCTTGCATGTCCAG GTGGATGTTGAGGAAGTGATGTATATTGCAAAAGAGTTGTGGCATGGAAGAAGTGCAAGAGAGCCATTCGCTAAAGATGTAGGACGTGGGATGTGGCGATCGGTAAATGAGTTAATGCTTGTGAG GTGGGACAGGGAAAAGCCGGCATCTGTATCCAACCTAATTCTCTTAAAATTTAAAGAG GCAGACGAACATGAATCGACTACTCTGGAGGATATTAAAGAAAGAGAAGCAGAATTTTTCGATAGAGTGACCTCTGTTCTGAAGCGCGCTGAGCTAGAATTTGGCTTGTAA
- the LOC137739820 gene encoding tRNA threonylcarbamoyladenosine dehydratase isoform X2 — protein MEERARCLALLGFGALVGSVSTIILLKFRPRTVNGCDEKGGIGPVSKTRTNCCAVPGNGNNKMAGVDLLSDEIVSEQLTRNIQFFGLEPQQKVTASYVVVIGLGGVGSHAASMLLRSGVGRLLLVDFDQVSVSSLNRHAVATRADVGIPKAQCLKEHFLSIFPECHIDAKVLLYNESSEEEILAGHPDFVLDCIDNIDTKVALLAACVRRGLNVLSATGAGARADPTRIRVADLRQSTNDPLSRSVRHRLRRDYGIEGRVTVVFSLEKPKAKLLPFKGPAGEEENPSDYQILPGFRVRIIPVLGTIPAIFGQVMASFVLTQLAGLQVQTEPIVNLDIDHYRMLHQRLIEHEESLYGTALHVQVDVEEVMYIAKELWHGRSAREPFAKDVGRGMWRSVNELMLVRWDREKPASVSNLILLKFKEADEHESTTLEDIKEREAEFFDRVTSVLKRAELEFGL, from the exons ATGGAGGAGAGAGCAAGATGCTTGGCATTGCTCGGATTTGGAGCTCTGGTAGGCTCTGTTTCCACCATCATTCTCTTGAAGTTTCGACCAAG GACTGTCAACGGATGCGATGAAAAGGGAG GTATAGGGCCTGTTTCCAAGACACGAACAAATTGTTGTGCAGTTCCTGGGAATGGGAATAACAAGATGGCTGGTGTAGATCTTCTAAGTGATGAAATAGTTTCTGAACAACTAACAAG GAACATTCAATTTTTCGGACTTGAGCCTCAACAAAAAGTTACTGCATCCTATGTTGTGGTAATTGGTCTTGGAGGAGTTGGAAGTCATGCTGCATCAATGCTTTTGCGATCAGGGGTTGGAAGGCTCCTCCTTGTGGACTTTGATCAG GTATCAGTTTCATCACTCAATCGACATGCTGTTGCAACAAGAGCAGATGTTGGCATCCCAAAAGCTCAATGTCTGAAAGAGCATTTCTTGTCAATCTTCCCAGAGTGCCACATAGATGCAAAAGTTTTATTATACAATGAATCATCTGAAGAAGAAATCCTAGCGGGTCATCCTGATTTTGTTTTAGATTGCATTGATAACATTGATACAAAG GTGGCACTTCTTGCTGCGTGTGTACGTAGGGGTTTGAATGTATTATCAGCAACAGGAGCTGGTGCTAGAGCTGACCCAACTAGAATACGCGTTGCTGATTTAAGACAATCAACAAATGATCCATTATCCCGATCT GTACGACACCGTTTAAGGAGAGATTATGGCATTGAGGGTCGCGTAACTGTTGTATTTTCATTAGAGAAGCCTAAGGCAAAGCTTCTTCCATTCAAAGGACCAGCTGGAGAGGAAGAAAATCCTTCAGATTATCAG ATCCTACCGGGGTTCAGGGTTCGCATAATACCTGTTCTTGGCACCATCCCTGCAATATTTGGACAGGTCATGGCCTCCTTTGTTTTGACACAACTGGCTGGATTGCAAGTTCAAACAGAGCCTATAGTAAATTTGGACATTGACCATTACCGGATGCTTCACCAACGCCTTATTGAACATGAGGAGTCATTGTATGGAACTGCCTTGCATGTCCAG GTGGATGTTGAGGAAGTGATGTATATTGCAAAAGAGTTGTGGCATGGAAGAAGTGCAAGAGAGCCATTCGCTAAAGATGTAGGACGTGGGATGTGGCGATCGGTAAATGAGTTAATGCTTGTGAG GTGGGACAGGGAAAAGCCGGCATCTGTATCCAACCTAATTCTCTTAAAATTTAAAGAG GCAGACGAACATGAATCGACTACTCTGGAGGATATTAAAGAAAGAGAAGCAGAATTTTTCGATAGAGTGACCTCTGTTCTGAAGCGCGCTGAGCTAGAATTTGGCTTGTAA
- the LOC137739819 gene encoding putative pentatricopeptide repeat-containing protein At1g26500, translating into MRPREKKLPERNSRMLIRQRTRSLLIPNFFRRFTTTESTQPQLAAAAPSPVDPARLLRVCTILYQQQNSPESRLHSNLNSSAFQLTHEFFLQVCNSFPLSWRPVYLFFRYTQSHHPDFTHTAVSFNKMLDVIGKSRNIQLFWDTLHEMGRRRLVNRKTFLIALRTLAKARELNKCVDFFHAMNGFGFGYDLGNLNMVVEDLCRSKLVVEARFLVLKLKESIRPDGFTYRCLIQGFCDVGDMIEASKIWNLMVDEGFDPDIGAVEKMMETLFKTNRYGEALKVFQMMRVNRMEDLGLSTYRLVIEWMCKRGKIEEAHEVFEEMHKRRIEADNSTLASLVYGLLARGRVTMAFKVVEGIEKPDISLYHGLIKGLLRLRKARDATEVFREMIRRRCEPNMHTYIMLLQGHLGKRGRKGSDPLVNFDTIFVGGLVKAGKSLEATKYVERVIKRGLEVPRFDYNKFLHYYSNEEGVEMFEEVGKKFREVGLVDLADIFQRYGEKMATRDRRRNRAVET; encoded by the coding sequence ATGCGGCCGCGGGAAAAAAAACTACCTGAGAGAAATAGCAGAATGCTAATCAGACAAAGAACAAGGTCCCTCCTAATCCCAAATTTCTTCCGCCGGTTCACGACAACCGAGTCGACTCAGCCCCAACTCGCCGCCGCCGCTCCATCCCCGGTCGACCCGGCCCGCCTCCTCCGGGTCTGCACCATTCTCTACCAGCAACAGAACTCGCCCGAGTCACGTCTCCACTCGAACCTCAACTCCTCCGCCTTCCAACTCACCCACGAGTTCTTCCTCCAGGTCTGCAACTCCTTCCCCCTTTCATGGCGGCCCGTCTACCTCTTCTTCCGCTACACTCAGTCCCACCACCCCGATTTCACCCACACCGCCGTCTCCTTCAACAAAATGCTCGACGTCATCGGCAAGTCCAGGAACATCCAGCTCTTCTGGGACACCCTCCATGAGATGGGACGTCGTCGTTTGGTGAATCGCAAGACTTTTCTGATTGCTCTCAGGACGCTGGCCAAGGCCAGGGAGTTGAACAAGTGTGTCGATTTCTTTCACGCCATGAATGGGTTTGGATTTGGGTACGATTTGGGGAATTTGAATATGGTGGTTGAGGATTTGTGTAGGTCGAAGCTCGTCGTTGAGGCGAGATTTCTGGTTTTGAAGCTGAAGGAATCGATTCGGCCCGATGGGTTTACTTACAGGTGTTTGATTCAAGGTTTTTGCGATGTGGGTGATATGATCGAGGCTTCAAAGATTTGGAATTTGATGGTGGATGAAGGGTTCGACCCGGATATCGGTGCCGTTGAGAAGATGATGGAGACCCTTTTCAAGACGAATCGATACGGCGAGGCGCTGAAGGTTTTCCAGATGATGAGGGTGAACAGAATGGAGGATTTGGGTCTCTCAACTTACAGGCTTGTGATTGAGTGGATGTGTAAAAGGGGCAAGATAGAGGAAGCACATGAGGTGTTTGAGGAAATGCACAAGAGAAGGATTGAGGCAGATAATTCGACATTGGCGTCACTGGTTTACGGGCTTTTAGCAAGAGGACGAGTTACAATGGCGTTCAAGGTTGTGGAAGGGATCGAAAAGCCGGATATTAGCTTGTACCACGGGTTGATCAAGGGGCTTTTGAGGTTGAGAAAGGCGCGCGACGCGACGGAAGTGTTTAGGGAGATGATCAGAAGACGGTGTGAGCCTAACATGCACACTTATATCATGCTATTGCAAGGGCATCTGGGGAAGAGAGGGAGGAAGGGATCGGATCCTCTGGTGAACTTCGACACCATTTTTGTTGGGGGTTTGGTGAAGGCAGGGAAGTCGTTGGAAGCCACCAAGTATGTAGAGAGGGTGATTAAAAGAGGACTCGAGGTCCCTAGATTTGATTACAACAAGTTTTTGCACTATTACTCAAATGAAGAAGGGGTGGAGATGTTTGAGGAGGTGGGGAAGAAGTTCAGGGAGGTCGGGTTGGTGGATTTGGCCGATATTTTTCAGAGGTACGGGGAGAAAATGGCGACAAgagatagaagaagaaatagggCAGTAGAGACGTGA
- the LOC137740752 gene encoding uncharacterized protein, producing the protein MAYRMHTDEERCLLFPSTLSSGALNWYCHLPPKTVDSFEELRKLFISQHIFQTYRLHSAYDLYTIRQKPDESLRKYAGRFSHEYSRCVEADDKTALKAFTAGLRDYFFKYMINANTWKAYSEVMAHAYNHASAEARTYQGKLPTAIPYQQMGSGSQIQPNKKTSTFQTTTTLPLALSNTSPSQHTYHSQGKRKDFHPHQSHFNKKSKGHYRDNQRYRQNNTHPQAVNAVGQTRVKNGPTPRYETYTPLNATCTAIYPSIADLIPKPRPREPDFKSTKNTGMFCGYHEYNGHDGEKCITLRDRIKALARERKIDQFLLHPPRDNRNQRQVNVIYSISSGTSISESSNKAMKNNERTLKPGHQMFHVEDIRGGKYQKPNSDPICFYPEEERGIIYPHNNPLIVEAHIANFDVRRILVDTGASVNIMFAEAFKTLNVAEHLFDQSVSPLISFSGDVVQPLGSVHLPFTIGTGPYTATITTNFLVVDCPTAYNVIFGRTGINDLKAMVSTHMLLMKFSTPYDNGYIRGDQLSARSCYNTSVKQQHLHVPKETLSIHDQVIKTGSDKANLNIHGGNNQPDDPRDGSFT; encoded by the coding sequence ATGGCATACCGAATGCACACTGACGAAGAACGATGTCTTCTCTTCCCCTCTACCCTCTCTAGCGGAGCTCTGAATTGGTATTGCCATCTTCCACCTAAGACAGTAGACTCATTTGAGGAACTAAGGAAACTATTTatctctcaacacatcttccaaacaTATCGCTTGCATTCCGCATATGACTTGTACACTATTCGCCAGAAGCCGGATGAGTCACTACGAAAGTATGCTGGCCGCTTCAGCCATGAGTATTCTCGCTGCGTTGAGGCAGATGACAAGACCGCCCTTAAAGCCTTCACTGCAGGCCTCCGCGACTatttcttcaagtacatgatcaatgctaACACTTGGAAGGCTTACTCTGAGGTAATGGCACATGCTTATAACCATGCCTCCGCCGAGGCAAGGACATATCAAGGAAAACTCCCTACAGCCATCCCTTATCAGCAAATGGGGAGTGGAAGCCAAATCCAACCAAATAAGAAGACTTCAACTTTCCAAACAACAACGACGCTTCCCCTTGCCCTATCTAATACCTCGCCAAGTCAACATACGTATCATTCTCAGGGCAAGAGGAAAGACTTTCATCCTCACCAatctcattttaataaaaagagtaaGGGGCACTATCGTGATAACCAAAGGTATCGCCAAAATAATACCCACCCCCAGGCAGTCAATGCAGTGGGCCAAACACGTGTCAAGAATGGTCCTACCCCGAGGTATGAGACATACACACCTTTGAACGCCACATGCACGGCCATTTACCCCAGTATAGCTGACTTGATACCAAAGCCAAGGCCGAGGGAGCCAGATTTCAAGTCCACAAAGAACACaggcatgttttgtggttaCCATGAGTATAATGGCCATGACGGCGAGAAATGTATCACCCTCCGTGATCGTATTAAAGCTTTGGCACGTGAAAGAAAAATTGACCAGTTTCTCCTTCACCCTCCAAGGGATAACCGCAACCAACGCCAAGTGAATGTGATATATTCCATAAGCAGTGGCACATCCATATCTGAATCTTCCAACAAGgccatgaaaaacaatgaacGAACGTTGAAGCCTGGCCACCAAATGTTTCACGTAGAAGACATCAGGGGAGGCAAGTATCAAAAGCCTAACTCGGATCCAATATGTTTCTACCCTGAGGAAGAAAGAGGTATCATCTATCCTCACAACAACCCACTGATTGTGGAGGCTCACATAGCCAACTTTGATGTACGACGAATCCTAGTAGACACGGGGGCGTCGGTCAATATCATGTTTGCTGAAgctttcaaaacacttaatgtaGCTGAACACTTGTTCGATCAGTCGGTTTCTCCTCTAATAAGCTTCTCTGGTGATGTCGTGCAACCTTTAGGGAGCGTACATTTACCCTTCACCATCGGTACAGGCCCGTAcacagccaccatcaccactaacTTCTTGGTGGTTGACTGCCCAACGGCATACAATGTCATCTTTGGGCGCACAGGCATTAATGATCTCAAGGCCATGGTATCCACAcatatgttgttgatgaaatttTCAACCCCCTATGACAATGGTTACATCAGAGGAGATCAACTTAGTGCACGATCATGTTACAACACTTCAGTCAAGCAACAACACTTGCATGTACCCAAAGAAACACTTTCTATACATGACCAAGTTATTAAGACCGGCTCGGACAAAGCCAACTTGAATATTCACGGTGGTAACAATCAACCCGACGATCCTCGAGATGGCTCTTTCACCTAG